A single window of Mycobacterium sp. ITM-2016-00318 DNA harbors:
- a CDS encoding malonyl CoA-ACP transacylase, with the protein MGAAGAVVGAGPDRLRGTAAVLACREGDGPVSHPRIAATVAGLGVPVADVDAREAALREAMPAAALPRAGTSEGRQLRRWLTQLLVTERVIAAEAVDAGVTSMGAPAESQLLPDDSARLEIGSIAAAALADPLARAMYAHVTADVEVDDVDVADYHGRNPLRFAQPSDIGNGWRTATLQAPPLDAVSTLIADHLRGAARRRAFRLWLDARRAELVRLAPGYEHPGDPRQPDNTHRH; encoded by the coding sequence ATGGGTGCAGCCGGGGCAGTGGTGGGCGCTGGTCCGGATCGGCTGCGTGGGACGGCTGCTGTACTCGCCTGCCGTGAGGGTGACGGTCCGGTGAGCCACCCGCGCATCGCCGCCACGGTCGCCGGTCTCGGTGTGCCCGTCGCCGACGTCGACGCGCGCGAGGCCGCGCTTCGGGAAGCGATGCCTGCTGCGGCGCTGCCGCGGGCAGGCACCAGCGAGGGCAGACAGTTGCGCCGTTGGCTGACACAGCTTCTGGTAACCGAACGGGTGATCGCAGCCGAGGCGGTCGACGCGGGCGTCACCAGCATGGGCGCGCCCGCGGAAAGCCAATTGCTGCCCGATGACTCGGCACGTTTGGAGATCGGTAGCATCGCGGCGGCCGCGCTGGCCGATCCGCTCGCAAGAGCGATGTACGCCCACGTCACCGCCGATGTCGAGGTCGATGACGTCGACGTCGCCGATTACCACGGGCGCAATCCTCTGCGCTTCGCGCAACCGTCGGATATCGGAAATGGTTGGCGCACCGCAACACTCCAGGCGCCACCCCTGGACGCCGTAAGCACTCTGATCGCCGACCATCTGCGCGGCGCGGCCCGTCGCCGGGCGTTCCGGCTCTGGCTTGATGCGCGACGGGCGGAGCTGGTTCGGCTCGCTCCCGGCTACGAGCATCCCGGCGACCCTCGCCAGCCCGACAACACCCACAGACACTGA